The genomic DNA ATTCTCATTGGAAAGTTGGAACTTGGGAGGTATCAGGAGGCAGTGAGGCACCATCAAATTATAACCAGGATTGTACCAAAATTCTATGAATAATTAACTATTTCCCATCCTTACGAGAAGAATGGCAGCTAAATTGACATCATGTGAGAGGCATAAATGGCCATCGCCATGcagtggcaaaaaaaaaatctttccaTGGTACCTCTTTGTATCTCCCAAGTACCGTAAATTAACCATTTACGAAAGGTTTTCTTGGTCTCACTTCACAGCCTCATACGAGGGAAACAATGCCAATTGGGGAGTTTCCATTTTTAAACTTGGAGGCTTGGTCTTTTCTGGTCTGGCTTCTATTGATCACTCACTTTGAATCAATTTTCTGAGATGAACTTAGTATCATTATCCATTTTACCCGTATGCAAGCCCTTAATGTATGCAAGTCCTTTTGACCTGGAATGTTATTTACTCTTGTATAAATATATTATGGTTTATTTGATGCAGACATGTTTATTTGGAGATGTTATGAAGTGATGCACTAAGGGCACAAATGTTACTGCAGGAAAAAAGAACTCAGGTGGACACTGAATTGCAGTGTACCTGGGGACTCGGCAACTCAGAGGTACAAGTTCATGAGGTATATAATCAGCACTAAGCAAGTCCACCTGTgcactaagcaagcatggtgtgCAGATTCCATGTCATTGCCTCCAGCTGGCAGATCAATCAGACGTGGTAAAAAAAGACCTCCGGTGAACAAAGATGCAAGTTTGATGGTGCGGAGTGTACCATCTGGAAAGAAGGACCTCCGGTGAACAAGGATGCAAGTTTGATGATGCAGTGTGTATCATTTGCAAGTTAAGTGATTCGAGTGAGAATTTGGTGCAAGTTTAATGGCTTGcaatgcattttactctttGGAACTTACAAGTTGGTTAGTCCTCcatccattcttaaatatagCTTAGAGTATATGTAtagtttatttttgaattaatcatcttgtcctaaacatcatatattattCGAGGACGGAGAGGTAGTATTAGGTAATGAAGACAAATTTGTGCCGCTGTGAAATCTTCTCCCATGTGCAGTGGGGCTAATTGCATCATATTTTGTCGGTTTGGCACTTACGGTCATGACGAGGCCTCACATGAGCGAGAAATGGTGCCAAATCTTGTTTATGAAATTCTGAAGTAGAGGGTGTTTCTTTTCGAGTATAAGATAGCTTAATGGTCACACCAATTTAGTATAAGATTCAGTAAAAAAAATCCCTTGCGTATAAGACTAGTCATTGGAGCTGAGTTAGACGCCAAAGACCATGATGTCTTGGTTGGGTCCAAGATCATGATGTCTTGGTGGGGCAATTCAATCCAGGACTATATCTTCTTTTAGAATTAGTGTTTCAAACAACAGTGTAGAAAAAGAGGTGGACATGGAGCTGCAAGAACCTGGCGCCATTTCCACAAACCAAGAAATCTACAGGCGATCTTATATTTCTTGTTGAGGGGTCTTTAATTGAAGACAGACAAATTACTATTTGCAAACATGTCATGCACTTTATGGTTAGCAAATGTATAAATGTTGCTCTGCTGTATTTAATTTGTAgtgatagaaaaaaaaaagagtgaacGGGAGTGCATACCATGAGACCGGCCAGCAAGCCGAAGGTACAAGTCAGAACCAAAGATACCAACTTTCCCCGTGTCGATGAGATCCCCAGTCCAAACCAGGCACCTCGATGTGGAGGCCAAAGTTCCAGCACTGCTCATGCTGACATAAGCGTACGCCGTGCAAGAGCAGTTCTTCCTGCATTCCGCCGCGCACTGGTCGGAGCTTGTGTTCTCGATATGCAAGAACTTGCCGGGAACCTTCATCCCAGGCAAAGGCACGAAACGATCCTTCGTTCCACATCCCAGTGCCTCGTTTCTCCGGCATCCTCTAGACATGTCAAGGCCGTCGATGGGTTCGAACCCGTCGAGGCACTGGCAAGCTGGGACAGCCATCGTGTTGTCGCAGTAGCCGAACGAGCCACACGACGCGTAGAGGTCACAACTAGAGCTGGGGCGCTCGAAACCGGCTGCCCACGATGATGTGCTGTTGTTCCAGGCCCGGACCCTGACCTTGCCGGTGTACTCGAGCAAAAAGCGCGTGTACGATGAGCCGTCGGGGACCGTGTACATGTAGGACAACTCGTCCCCTGTAGCCGTCCTCTGGTACACGATGGAGGAAGAGGTGGTGCCGCCGCCCCCGAACAACGAGGTGTCGCCGAAAAAATTGATGCGCAAGTAGGGCCGGGTCCCATACCAGACGAAGAACTGAAGGTTTGAGCTGGGATCGATGCTAGCGGAGAAGGCCCCGGTGGATGGGTCAGCAGGGCCCTTCCAAGCAATGAAGCGCGTCGCCACATGTCCCTTGTAGCTGAGCAAAACCTTCATCGTTGGGAGCATTGTGTCCGTCGGGTGATCGAAGCTTTGCCACATGTCCGTGCCGTTCGCCGACCGGAGGATGAAGTTTCCAGAGCCGAGTAGCACGGCGACAGCTCCAGCACctccggtggtggcggtggcggtgctgctCCCCCTCGCCGTCGTCCATAGGGTGCGGCCCTCGTCGTCGGACAGGGCTAGCTCCTGGTTGTCGGTGATGGCGAGCTTCGCTGACGGAGTGGTGATTGGGCTGTCACGATTGGCGACCCACACAACGGTGTGATTGGGGATGTTGTGGTACCATATTCCGATGTATGAGCTCTTGTTGGAGTTGGTTGGGGAGAAGAAGCCAAGAGCAAAGACTCCATCCTTGGAGATGAGAAGGTCTCCAGGGGAGAGTGGCTTTGCCTGTGTGAGCTGGTCATTGGATTGGCAGGGCGAACTCAAGATCAGGAGGATGAGAACGGGAAGGTGCACCATGTCCATTAGGCCCTTCCCGTTAGTGTTTCCTGCCTCTTTAGCTGTAGAAATATAGAATAGTAGTTGTGCTGGAAGAATGGAGTTCGAATCAAAGACAAGCATGCAGTTCCATTTTTCATGCGAGTCATAATTCTTATGTCGTGAAGCATTTGGACAACTGGAATAGACCCCTCAATTGTTTTGTGCAAAAGAAAATTCATGTCTGAATTTTCCTTGCTACTCCATAGAACGCGTCCCGCTATGGTGCCAGCTATGAATGTTTGGCTGCACACTATGTAATCTCTTTAGCGTGTACTCTTAGTttagtcttttttttcttcttttcctttttccttgttGGTTCTCTTTCCAGACTGGTTTTTGTCCTTAATAGTTTCAATATATAATCAATAGGTGCTTACCCCTCCTGTTCTTTTCAAAAAATGGAGTTCCAACCAGTGGACTTAGGCCTGCAAAATCTGCCAGCGCTGACAGACAGCAAGGACAGGCCAAAGCGCCGTACATTAGCTGATAGCGCAACAATAATTCCATTGGTTATTGtttatttgttttggtttttataGGTGCATATGTACATAGAAAATCCTAAACGAATAACTGTGAGAAAGAGAGGTATACTTTAGAGTTTGGACTATCTGTCTGACTCAAGGAGTCAAATCGAAATGTGGCTCTCACATAATAAAGACGAGGAGAAATAATGTAGGACGGAAAAGTCTGCAATAATCCAATCACGTCCCCGTCCGTGGAAACTGGAAAGATAGGGCGAGAATGAAACTTCAACGCACTACCTAATGCAATAATTCATATCCTGATAAACACTTCATCCTGATACTGTGATACTCGTAACGATTCAATTTGAAGCTCGAAACAAATCAACCTTGGAGCATGCACATGACCCTGTCATGCGCCATATATCCTTGCCAACGCGCGTGGCGTTGGAGGTCCTGTCGTTCTGATTACCCACTTCCATCACTTTATAGCATGGATTACGAAACCCATATGCAATCGTCTTCACTTGATTACCAACCAGTTCGTGGTGTAATCGTCTTCACAATTTTATTATTGCTGAAAACACCTCCTGAGATGGATCCTTTCGTGGTGTGCTGCTGTCTCAGCGCAAGGTCTACTGGTGTCACTCATGGTAAAATTAACACCGATCTGTCCGCGGAGATTCGGCGCCATGCTCGCGATGGTCGCCGTTATGAGACCAGGTACTAGTACTGCTACTCTGGGTCTCTGTTCCATGTTTGCAATGAAATAATTCGACGGGTTGGTCGCCAGATTAGATTCTGTAAGTCTGCAGCAATGCCGAAACAACTCTGAACCTGTTACAGTTTGCCCCCTGAACTTGGTGTTGCGTTCTTCAAGTCTATATAGAAATAACCAAACAAGACAGACATAGTCCGAActattacaaaatatgcaagtCAACCAGTAAAATGCTCACTGGGAGCTATCTCATGTCTTATGGGAAATAATACATTCGAGAATCTAGAACATAACAAGGTACTGCAACAAAGAGATTGGATAGTCTTCTCTTATGAATATAAAATCGAAACCTGTGAGCAACTGAAGATAAAAGCAGGCTTCATTATACTCTTATACCTGAAATGGCGTGTAATCAATATAAATATCAAAGCCTTTGCAGTCAATGTTCCACACACCCTATCAATGTACAGTTAAGCTGAGACTCTTACACTGTTGCAAGTTTACAAAACCTGCGTTGCGAAGAAGTAGTAATTGAACtcgtttcaattttttttctcgtttcaaaaaagaagaagtagTAATTGAACATCTAACGGCCTTCAAGAACCGTGACACTCATGTCATTCAAGGACAGCACCCTATTGTAGCTGCTTCTTCCAGGTTCGGCGTCCCTGCTTGCAAAATACACAGGGTGCAGTGGTGTTGGGAGTGGTGTGGTTTTACTTTCTAGCATGAGCACAACTGTTGACATGAGTGGCCTACAGTTCGGATTGTCTTGAGCGCACAAAAGTCCTATGTGGATGCATCGTGAAACTTCATCGAAGGAACAGTTCTCCTTAACAGATGGGTCCACCAAATCTTCTGTTTTCCCATCTTTCCATAAGTTCCATGCCTGAATAGAGATTTTTTCCTGTGACCTAATATTCAGTTACTGGGTTGTCGTACTGGATTGAGAGCATCGCGAAAACTTACATAGACTATCAGATTAGGAAAATCCATGACAAGATGTGGTGAGCTGATCTTTAATCCACTCACAATCTCCAATAGTAGAACACCAAAGCTGTAGGTGTCAGACTTGACTGAAAATATACCTTCCATTGCATATTCAGGGGACATGTAACCACTGTACAAACGAGACCAAACGAGTCAACAGTACATGAGGTCTGCATAATTTGAATAAGTGCAAGAAGATAAATTCCCTCTGAATAATTTGAGAATGCACGAGTTATTACTTACTATGTCCCTACAATCCTGTTAGTATTTGCATGGTGCTGATTACCACAGAATATTCTGGCCATACCGAAATCTGATATCTTAGGGCTCATCTCTTTATCCAATAAAATGTTGCTTGCTTTGAGATCTCTATGGATTATAGTTAATCTTGAGTCCTGATGGAGGTACATAATTCCTCTTGCTACCTCCTGGATTATCTTGAACCTTGTTGGCCACTGAAGCATTGCTTTTCTTGCAGAGTCTGATGGAACAAGGTATATCAGAAGGGTATGTGCACATTTATTATTTGGAAAAATTTTGAAGTAGGATGTACCGAAGAGGAAGTAATCCAAGCTTTTGTTGGGTAAGTACTCATAAACTAACAGCTTCTCATCTTCAAGAATACAGCAACCGAGCAGCTTAACTAGGTTCTTGTGCTGCAACTTCGAAATCAAGACTACTTCATTTCTAAACTCCTCGGTGCCTTGCCCAGAACCTTTGCTAAGTCTCTTGACGGCTACTTCCTTAGTGCCTTCCAACATTCCCTACAATTTAATCATTCAGAATCAGAAATATTTCCACTAATGTAATTTTCAATGTAAAACTTTTTACTAGTACCTTGTATACTTTGCCAAAACCTCCTTGCCCAAGCATATTGTGGGCAGAGAAATTGTCCGTTGCTGTGACAATATTTTCAAAGCTAATAAATGGGAACTCTATATTCTTGTCCCCAGCTTCATCTGTAGAGCTCATGTATTCTAGCATCGTTCTCTTTTGAACTTTCTTCTTTTGCAGTTTGCCTGAATAGAAACATCAAtggattccttttcttttcctcatcACTTACACACATTAatatagaattttttttaaaacgagGGTTCTTTTCTATGTACCTCTGCTTTTACATATCCAGACAAGGGCTACCAATGCGAATAGCATAAGACATGCTATAACTGGGAGTAAAATCTTCAGCAAATTGCTCTTCTTTTGATCTGTACATGGAAGTGTATCCCGTTAGAATTCACTGCATCAAGGATTGCTTGCAGTTGTGTGAGTTTCCTTTGCAGGGGTTCTATGACTGATCAGTGAATACTTTACCTCTAAAAAGATGGACCTGTGAATATTCAAGAACCTATTACCACTTACGATTGCCTCACGGACAGTACTGATTGGgtttttttgatatcatggcattcagtcagttttttttaaacgaactaTGTAGGAGAGTtgtcaattatattaaaaagaagatgaaactTAGACAGGGCATAATACaacaaatggaaaaaaaacaacacCAGCAAAATGGATTGGGACGTCAGCTTGAATGCTCATACATAATTTGCTGCTGCAAACGAAAGTGAATCTGGTAGTTGTTAAACTTCTTGTTTCCTTTGGGCTACATCAGCACATGTTAGGAGATATGGTATGGTGTATGGTTTATTTGATGCCAaatcttgttttgttttaaaatccATTAAGGACTTGAACAAATTTGAAATAAATCCTGAATTGTTCGTGTTACTAGGATCTTCCAAGTAGCCTTTGAGCGAGCACTACTTTCACATCCAGGAAAGAAGGATGAAGCGTACCAGGGGATTCACCTAGCCGGATGTACAAATTCTCTGCAAAGCTGGCCTTCTCCATGTCGATGAGATCCCctgtccaaaccaaacacctcgATGTGTCGCCCGTAGTGCCAGCATTGCTTAGGTTGGCGTAGGCATATGCTACACACGAGCAATTCCTTGTGCACTCGGATGCACACTGGTCGAAGCTTCTATTCCTAATGTGCAAGAACTTGTCAGGGACCTTCATATTAGGCATGGTTGTGAAATAGCTCTCCTTTCCACATTTTATCGCTTCCTTTCTCCGGCATCCTCTCGAGAAGTTGAGCTGGTCGACAACCTCGAAACCGTCAGGGCAGTGGCATGTCGGGATTGCCTCCGTGAGGTCGCAATAGCCGAACGGGCCACAAGAGGCATAGAGATCACAATCAGCCGTCGGACGCTCAAAGATGACTGCCCATGACGATGCGGCGCTGCTCCAACTAAGCAACCTGAACTTGCCTGTGTAGTCTAATGAAAGACGCGTGTAGGGTGAGCCAGGTGAGACTGTGTACTTATAGTATAGCTCGTCCCTTGTGTTGATCATCTCTTGGTACATGACGATGGAGCTACCGTTGCTCTGGTATGTGCCACCGGTTACTGAAACACCATTAACAATGGAGAAACGGATGTACGGCAAAGTCCTGTTCCAAATGAACATCTGAAGGTTAAAGGGGGGATCCATGCTGCAAGAGATATCACCGGTTGATGGATCATCAGGGCCCTTCCAAGCAAAGAAGCGTGTTGCCGCCGACTGTGCTTTGTAGCTCAGGATAAGCCTCATGGTTGGAAGCGTTGTGTCGGTCGGGTGATCAAAGCTTTGCCATATGTCCCTGCCGTTTGGTAACCGAAGGACAAAGTTTCCGGAGTTGAGTATTACCGCAAAAGCTCCAGCACCTCCCCTTGTGTTGTTCGTCTTCCAAATACTTCGGCCTTGGGAATCTGATAACATTAACTCTGAATTGTTGGTGATGGCGAGCTTCGCTGATGAAGGGGAGTTGATTGGGTTGTCACGGTTGGCGACCCACACCACGGTGCGCTCTGGGATACTATTGTACCAAATTCCGATGTATAACTTGCGACTCGAATTGGTTGGGGAGAAGAAACCAAGAGCAAAGTCCCCGCCCTCTGAAACGAGCTTGTCTTTGAGGAAGAGTGGCTTTGCTTGTGTTAGCTGGTCGTTGGATTGGCAGAGAGAACTAAAGAATACGAGGATGAAGATGGGAATATACACCATATCCATCATGAGGCCTCTGCTCCTCGTTGGCCGATGAACTACTATGAAGCAGTGTGAAGAACATGGCGTGTAGTATGTATATGAAGAATAAAAGTTGGACCGGAGATGTGTGGAACTGGTTTTTCTGTCTGACAAATCAAAACGTGGCTTTCATCAAGCGTAAGGATGATGGCGAACCCTTATTCAGAGACTTAACAGATGAAGGAGCTAGAGAACCTATACTAACAACGAACCAACGAGCAGGTCGGACTAGCATCAGTTTAGTGGTAGGTAACTCAAATGGTATCCGACGACTTTGTGGTCAAGAACGTGGTCCGGGAAGTCAAAGGTGGCTTCTTGGAAGATCCCAAGTCCAAGATACGCGCACGGGATTCCAAGTCCAAATAGACTGGCAACACCTTCCTTGCAGATCTCCACAAACGCCTAGACAGCCAAGCCGGTGACCACATTGATCGTCTCCGACTACGACGACTTCGTTGGTCACGCGTCGTGGCCGCACGGGCAGGGATCGGGCAAGCGGCCAGGCGCGCCGCACTGGAACGGCTTACAGGTAGCAAGATTATGCTGACGCTGGATGCCGGAGAACACCGAATTCAGTAGGCCGTACAACGATTATTAGAAGACATGGAC from Setaria italica strain Yugu1 chromosome VII, Setaria_italica_v2.0, whole genome shotgun sequence includes the following:
- the LOC101764950 gene encoding receptor-like serine/threonine-protein kinase SD1-7 isoform X2 → MLVFDSNSILPAQLLFYISTAKEAGNTNGKGLMDMVHLPVLILLILSSPCQSNDQLTQAKPLSPGDLLISKDGVFALGFFSPTNSNKSSYIGIWYHNIPNHTVVWVANRDSPITTPSAKLAITDNQELALSDDEGRTLWTTARGSSTATATTGGAGAVAVLLGSGNFILRSANGTDMWQSFDHPTDTMLPTMKVLLSYKGHVATRFIAWKGPADPSTGAFSASIDPSSNLQFFVWYGTRPYLRINFFGDTSLFGGGGTTSSSIVYQRTATGDELSYMYTVPDGSSYTRFLLEYTGKVRVRAWNNSTSSWAAGFERPSSSCDLYASCGSFGYCDNTMAVPACQCLDGFEPIDGLDMSRGCRRNEALGCGTKDRFVPLPGMKVPGKFLHIENTSSDQCAAECRKNCSCTAYAYVSMSSAGTLASTSRCLVWTGDLIDTGKVGIFGSDLYLRLAGRSHVRNKSNIEKILPPVIACVLLLSCAALVWRCKYRAGKQHKKEARKRIMLEYLRSTDEDGDNNVELPYISFKDLVVATDNFSDSNMLGKGGFGKVYKGFLDGTKEVAIKRLSKGSGQGTEEFRNEVVLIAKLQHKNLVKLLGCCIHEDEKLLVYEYLPNKSLDKYLFDSARKTKLQWQTRYKIIQGIARGILYLHQDSRLTIIHRDLKASNILLDKEMIPKISDFGMARIFGGDQHPANTNRVVGTYGYMSREYAMEGAFSVKSDTYSFGVLLLEIVSGLKISSPHLITDFPNLIVYAWNLWKDGKTEDLVDSSVKENCPLDEVSRCIHIGLLCVQDSSDDRPLMSAIVSMLENKTTQLPIPTRPVYYARRDAEPGRNYNRALSLNGMSFTELEGR
- the LOC101764950 gene encoding receptor-like serine/threonine-protein kinase SD1-7 isoform X3, with translation MLVFDSNSILPAQLLFYISTAKEAGNTNGKGLMDMVHLPVLILLILSSPCQSNDQLTQAKPLSPGDLLISKDGVFALGFFSPTNSNKSSYIGIWYHNIPNHTVVWVANRDSPITTPSAKLAITDNQELALSDDEGRTLWTTARGSSTATATTGGAGAVAVLLGSGNFILRSANGTDMWQSFDHPTDTMLPTMKVLLSYKGHVATRFIAWKGPADPSTGAFSASIDPSSNLQFFVWYGTRPYLRINFFGDTSLFGGGGTTSSSIVYQRTATGDELSYMYTVPDGSSYTRFLLEYTGKVRVRAWNNSTSSWAAGFERPSSSCDLYASCGSFGYCDNTMAVPACQCLDGFEPIDGLDMSRGCRRNEALGCGTKDRFVPLPGMKVPGKFLHIENTSSDQCAAECRKNCSCTAYAYVSMSSAGTLASTSRCLVWTGDLIDTGKVGIFGSDLYLRLAGRSHVRNKSNIEKILPPVIACVLLLSCAALVWRCKYRGKQHKKEARKRIMLEYLRSTDEDGDNNVELPYISFKDLVVATDNFSDSNMLGKGGFGKVYKGFLDGTKEVAIKRLSKGSGQGTEEFRNEVVLIAKLQHKNLVKLLGCCIHEDEKLLVYEYLPNKSLDKYLFDSARKTKLQWQTRYKIIQGIARGILYLHQDSRLTIIHRDLKASNILLDKEMIPKISDFGMARIFGGDQHPANTNRVVGTYGYMSREYAMEGAFSVKSDTYSFGVLLLEIVSGLKISSPHLITDFPNLIVYAWNLWKDGKTEDLVDSSVKENCPLDEVSRCIHIGLLCVQDSSDDRPLMSAIVSMLENKTTQLPIPTRPVYYARRDAEPGRNYNRALSLNGMSFTELEGR
- the LOC101764950 gene encoding receptor-like serine/threonine-protein kinase SD1-7 isoform X1 — protein: MLVFDSNSILPAQLLFYISTAKEAGNTNGKGLMDMVHLPVLILLILSSPCQSNDQLTQAKPLSPGDLLISKDGVFALGFFSPTNSNKSSYIGIWYHNIPNHTVVWVANRDSPITTPSAKLAITDNQELALSDDEGRTLWTTARGSSTATATTGGAGAVAVLLGSGNFILRSANGTDMWQSFDHPTDTMLPTMKVLLSYKGHVATRFIAWKGPADPSTGAFSASIDPSSNLQFFVWYGTRPYLRINFFGDTSLFGGGGTTSSSIVYQRTATGDELSYMYTVPDGSSYTRFLLEYTGKVRVRAWNNSTSSWAAGFERPSSSCDLYASCGSFGYCDNTMAVPACQCLDGFEPIDGLDMSRGCRRNEALGCGTKDRFVPLPGMKVPGKFLHIENTSSDQCAAECRKNCSCTAYAYVSMSSAGTLASTSRCLVWTGDLIDTGKVGIFGSDLYLRLAGRSHVRNKSNIEKILPPVIACVLLLSCAALVWRCKYRAAGKQHKKEARKRIMLEYLRSTDEDGDNNVELPYISFKDLVVATDNFSDSNMLGKGGFGKVYKGFLDGTKEVAIKRLSKGSGQGTEEFRNEVVLIAKLQHKNLVKLLGCCIHEDEKLLVYEYLPNKSLDKYLFDSARKTKLQWQTRYKIIQGIARGILYLHQDSRLTIIHRDLKASNILLDKEMIPKISDFGMARIFGGDQHPANTNRVVGTYGYMSREYAMEGAFSVKSDTYSFGVLLLEIVSGLKISSPHLITDFPNLIVYAWNLWKDGKTEDLVDSSVKENCPLDEVSRCIHIGLLCVQDSSDDRPLMSAIVSMLENKTTQLPIPTRPVYYARRDAEPGRNYNRALSLNGMSFTELEGR
- the LOC111258037 gene encoding G-type lectin S-receptor-like serine/threonine-protein kinase B120 isoform X3, whose protein sequence is MMDMVYIPIFILVFFSSLCQSNDQLTQAKPLFLKDKLVSEGGDFALGFFSPTNSSRKLYIGIWYNSIPERTVVWVANRDNPINSPSSAKLAITNNSELMLSDSQGRSIWKTNNTRGGAGAFAVILNSGNFVLRLPNGRDIWQSFDHPTDTTLPTMRLILSYKAQSAATRFFAWKGPDDPSTGDISCSMDPPFNLQMFIWNRTLPYIRFSIVNGVSVTGGTYQSNGSSIVMYQEMINTRDELYYKYTVSPGSPYTRLSLDYTGKFRLLSWSSAASSWAVIFERPTADCDLYASCGPFGYCDLTEAIPTCHCPDGFEVVDQLNFSRGCRRKEAIKCGKESYFTTMPNMKVPDKFLHIRNRSFDQCASECTRNCSCVAYAYANLSNAGTTGDTSRCLVWTGDLIDMEKASFAENLYIRLGESPDQKKSNLLKILLPVIACLMLFALVALVWICKSRGKLQKKKVQKRTMLEYMSSTDEAGDKNIEFPFISFENIVTATDNFSAHNMLGQGGFGKVYKGMLEGTKEVAVKRLSKGSGQGTEEFRNEVVLISKLQHKNLVKLLGCCILEDEKLLVYEYLPNKSLDYFLFDSARKAMLQWPTRFKIIQEVARGIMYLHQDSRLTIIHRDLKASNILLDKEMSPKISDFGMARIFCGNQHHANTNRIVGTYGYMSPEYAMEGIFSVKSDTYSFGVLLLEIVSGLKISSPHLVMDFPNLIVYAWNLWKDGKTEDLVDPSVKENCSFDEVSRCIHIGLLCAQDNPNCRPLMSTVVLMLESKTTPLPTPLHPVYFASRDAEPGRSSYNRVLSLNDMSVTVLEGR
- the LOC111258037 gene encoding G-type lectin S-receptor-like serine/threonine-protein kinase B120 isoform X2 yields the protein MMDMVYIPIFILVFFSSLCQSNDQLTQAKPLFLKDKLVSEGGDFALGFFSPTNSSRKLYIGIWYNSIPERTVVWVANRDNPINSPSSAKLAITNNSELMLSDSQGRSIWKTNNTRGGAGAFAVILNSGNFVLRLPNGRDIWQSFDHPTDTTLPTMRLILSYKAQSAATRFFAWKGPDDPSTGDISCSMDPPFNLQMFIWNRTLPYIRFSIVNGVSVTGGTYQSNGSSIVMYQEMINTRDELYYKYTVSPGSPYTRLSLDYTGKFRLLSWSSAASSWAVIFERPTADCDLYASCGPFGYCDLTEAIPTCHCPDGFEVVDQLNFSRGCRRKEAIKCGKESYFTTMPNMKVPDKFLHIRNRSFDQCASECTRNCSCVAYAYANLSNAGTTGDTSRCLVWTGDLIDMEKASFAENLYIRLDQKKSNLLKILLPVIACLMLFALVALVWICKSRGKLQKKKVQKRTMLEYMSSTDEAGDKNIEFPFISFENIVTATDNFSAHNMLGQGGFGKVYKGMLEGTKEVAVKRLSKGSGQGTEEFRNEVVLISKLQHKNLVKLLGCCILEDEKLLVYEYLPNKSLDYFLFDSARKAMLQWPTRFKIIQEVARGIMYLHQDSRLTIIHRDLKASNILLDKEMSPKISDFGMARIFCGNQHHANTNRIVGTYGYMSPEYAMEGIFSVKSDTYSFGVLLLEIVSGLKISSPHLVMDFPNLIVYEKISIQAWNLWKDGKTEDLVDPSVKENCSFDEVSRCIHIGLLCAQDNPNCRPLMSTVVLMLESKTTPLPTPLHPVYFASRDAEPGRSSYNRVLSLNDMSVTVLEGR
- the LOC111258037 gene encoding G-type lectin S-receptor-like serine/threonine-protein kinase B120 isoform X1, with protein sequence MMDMVYIPIFILVFFSSLCQSNDQLTQAKPLFLKDKLVSEGGDFALGFFSPTNSSRKLYIGIWYNSIPERTVVWVANRDNPINSPSSAKLAITNNSELMLSDSQGRSIWKTNNTRGGAGAFAVILNSGNFVLRLPNGRDIWQSFDHPTDTTLPTMRLILSYKAQSAATRFFAWKGPDDPSTGDISCSMDPPFNLQMFIWNRTLPYIRFSIVNGVSVTGGTYQSNGSSIVMYQEMINTRDELYYKYTVSPGSPYTRLSLDYTGKFRLLSWSSAASSWAVIFERPTADCDLYASCGPFGYCDLTEAIPTCHCPDGFEVVDQLNFSRGCRRKEAIKCGKESYFTTMPNMKVPDKFLHIRNRSFDQCASECTRNCSCVAYAYANLSNAGTTGDTSRCLVWTGDLIDMEKASFAENLYIRLGESPDQKKSNLLKILLPVIACLMLFALVALVWICKSRGKLQKKKVQKRTMLEYMSSTDEAGDKNIEFPFISFENIVTATDNFSAHNMLGQGGFGKVYKGMLEGTKEVAVKRLSKGSGQGTEEFRNEVVLISKLQHKNLVKLLGCCILEDEKLLVYEYLPNKSLDYFLFDSARKAMLQWPTRFKIIQEVARGIMYLHQDSRLTIIHRDLKASNILLDKEMSPKISDFGMARIFCGNQHHANTNRIVGTYGYMSPEYAMEGIFSVKSDTYSFGVLLLEIVSGLKISSPHLVMDFPNLIVYEKISIQAWNLWKDGKTEDLVDPSVKENCSFDEVSRCIHIGLLCAQDNPNCRPLMSTVVLMLESKTTPLPTPLHPVYFASRDAEPGRSSYNRVLSLNDMSVTVLEGR